CCTGCCACCAGGCAAACGGACAGGGACTCCCAGGCGCATTCCCACCACTGGTCGGTTCCGAATGGGTAATAAATGACCCGGAGACCCCGATAAGGATTGTGCTTCACGGCCTTCAGGGACCTATAGAGGTAAAGGGCACGATCTACAACAACGTCATGCCTGAATGGGGCTCCAAGCTTTCAAACGAAGAGATCGCTGCCGTTCTGACCTATGTAAGAACAAGCTGGGGAAATAACGCTGGGGAAATTACGCCAAACATGGTAAACGAAGTTCGCAAAGGAACTGCCGACCGTACCACTCCCTGGACAGCCGATGAATTGCAACAATTGAAGGGGCTAAGCAAATAATATAGATTCCACTCTGGAGGTTCGTTTTAAATCCACGCTTTAGAAAAAGCTACCCCTCATGGGTAAAAAGCTTCTGGAGGTCTTCCGGAGAAGCAGGCGGGATTTTGGCTAGCTGCATGTTTTCCTCGACGTGTAGGATGTTGCTCATTCCTACGAGGGCCGTGGAGATTCCTGGGGTTGAACGACCAAACTGAAGTGCCCGCTGTGCATCGGTCTTGAGTCCAATCAGGTATTCTCCAATGAAATCGGGGAGATTCCGGGAAAGCTGACTCTGGAGAAGAGAAGAACTGGCCACAACAGTAACACCCAGCCTCCATGCGGCTTCAATCACGGAGGCAGACTCTTCTTCTACGCTCTGATTCCTGGCAACAAGGGCCTCCGGCATGGCCAGGTTATAAGGAAGTTGAATAACTTTGAAGTGATGATTTTCTCCGGCGACTTCTTCGGCGATTTTCACCATCTTCTCC
This DNA window, taken from Thermodesulfobacteriota bacterium, encodes the following:
- a CDS encoding cytochrome c, producing CHQANGQGLPGAFPPLVGSEWVINDPETPIRIVLHGLQGPIEVKGTIYNNVMPEWGSKLSNEEIAAVLTYVRTSWGNNAGEITPNMVNEVRKGTADRTTPWTADELQQLKGLSK